The Falco peregrinus isolate bFalPer1 chromosome 1, bFalPer1.pri, whole genome shotgun sequence genome has a window encoding:
- the DBH gene encoding dopamine beta-hydroxylase, which translates to MGKARRRGAVLPSMQTSRSKPCPCPSFKLREVASMYFTMIAVFLVILVVVLQGSAPRQSDFPYKVPLDPQGLLELSWNVSYTEQAVHFQLLIKDLQFGLLFGMSDRGEFENADLAVLWSDGHNSYFGDAWSDATGQIHMDSQQDYQLLGARRAPEGLYLLFRRAFSTCDPKDYIIEDGTVHLIYGILAKPVHSLQAINISAIHRGLQRVQLLKPNITIPELPSDMKTMEITAPDIVIPSQETTYWCYMTELPDSFPKHHIIMYEPVITAGNEALVHHMEVFQCAAEFDSFPQYNGPCDSKMKPNRLNYCRHVLAAWAMGAQAFYYPEEAGLAFGGSGSSRYLRLEIHYHNPMVFKGRHDSSGIRLYYTATLRRYDAAIMELGLVYTPVMAIPPGEDAFILTGYCTDKCTQMALPTAGIRIFASQLHTHLAGRKVVTVLSRNGREQQVVNADGHYSPHFQEIRMLKEVVAVFPGDVLTTTCTYNTEDRSRATVGGFGILEEMCVNYVHYYPQTQLELCKSAVDLGYLHRYFNLVNSFNDEEVCTCPQVSVPQQFFSIPWNMFNRDVLKSFYSFAPISMHCNKSSAVQFPGEWEKQPLPKITERLQEPVLHCPATPGPQPDTPVPLNLRQLRRD; encoded by the exons ATGGGCAAAGCCAGGCGCAGGGGTGCCGTCCTGCCCAGCATGCAGACCTCCAGGAGcaagccctgtccctgccccagcttcAAGCTGCGGGAAGTGGCATCCATGTACTTCACCATGATCGCTGTGTTCCTGGTCATCTTGGTGGTGGTCCTGCAGGGCTCGGCACCCCGCCAGAGTGATTTTCCCTACAAAGTGCCCCTCgatccccaggggctgctcgAGCTCTCCTGGAACGTCAGCTACACGGAGCAAGCCGTGCATTTCCAGCTCCTCATCAAGGACCTGCAGTTTGGGCTCCTTTTTGGGATGTCGGACAGAGGCGAGTTTGAGAATGCAGACCTGGCCGTGCTCTGGAGCGACGGGCACAATTCCTATTTTGGG GATGCCTGGAGCGATGCCACGGGGCAGATCCACATGGACTCGCAGCAGGACTACCAGCTCCTTGGGGCTCGAAGGGCTCCTGAGGGGCTCTACCTCCTCTTCAGAAGAGCCTTCAGCACCTGTGACCCCAAGGACTACATTATAGAG GATGGCACCGTGCACCTTATCTACGGGATCCTGGCAAAACCGGTCCATTCCCTCCAAGCCATCAACATCTCTGCCATTCACAGGGGACTGCAGAGGGTGCAGCTGCTAAAGCCCAACATCACCATCCCTGAGCTGCCCAGTGACATGAAGACCATGGAGATAACAGCCCCTGACATTGTCATTCCCAGCCAGGAAACAACCTACTGGTGTTACATGACAGAGCTGCCAGACAGCTTCCCCAAACATCATATTATCATG TATGAGCCAGTGATCACGGCAGGAAACGAGGCCCTGGTCCACCACATGGAAGTCTTCCAGTGTGCTGCTGAGTTCGACAGCTTCCCCCAGTACAACGGGCCCTGCGACTCCAAGATGAAGCCAAACCGGCTCAACTACTGCAGGCACGTGCTTGCAGCGTGGGCCATGGGAGCGCAG GCTTTCTACTACCCTGAAGAAGCAGGTCTGGCCTTTGGTGGCTCAGGCTCCTCCAGATATTTGCGCCTTGAGATCCACTATCACAATCCCATGGTGTTCAAAG GTCGCCATGACTCCTCGGGGATCCGCCTCTACTACACGGCCACCCTGCGACGCTATGATGCTGCCATCATGGAGCTGGGCTTGGTCTACACACCAGTGATGGCCATTCCCCCAGGCGAGGATGCCTTCATCCTCACAGGCTATTGCACCGACAAATGCACGCAGATG GCTCTGCCCACTGCCGGCATCCGCATCTTCGCGTCCCAGCTCCATACTCACCTGGCAGGAAGAAAAGTGGTGACAGTGCTGTCCCGGAATGGAAGAGAACAGCAGGTCGTGAATGCCGACGGTCACTACAGCCCTCACTTCCAG gAGATCCGCATGCTGAAGGAGGTGGTTGCAGTTTTTCCA GGTGACGTACTCACCACCACCTGTACCTACAACACAGAGGACCGGAGCCGAGCCACTGTG GGTGGGTTTGGCATTCTGGAGGAGATGTGCGTGAACTACGTGCACTACTACCCCCAGACgcagctggagctgtgcaaaAGCGCGGTGGATCTGGGCTACCTGCACCGATACTTCAACCTTGTGAACAG CTTTAACGATGAGGAGGTCTGCACGTGCCCACAGGTCTCCGTCCCACAGCAGTTTTTCTCCATCCCCTGGAACATGTTCAACAGAGACGTGCTGAAGTCCTTCTACAGCTTCGCTCCAATCTCCATGCACTGCAACAAATCCTCAGCTGTCCAGTTCCCG GGCGAGTGGGAGAAGCAGCCGCTTCCCAAAATCACCgagaggctgcaggagcccGTCCTTCACTGCCCGGCCACCCCGGGGCCTCAGCCTGACACCCCTGTCCCCCTCAACCTGCGCCAGCTCAGGAGGGACTGA